In the Clavelina lepadiformis chromosome 8, kaClaLepa1.1, whole genome shotgun sequence genome, one interval contains:
- the LOC143469099 gene encoding zinc phosphodiesterase ELAC protein 2-like, with protein sequence MAYLNGRKLVVKNLKCNAFRSVCVLQHYSHASKAARLQSEKPSENADRRFKQEDFDKRFYLSQILKTKKAYSSIRVSEKNYHHTQNLHVLSSDSLLLNIKGRIYFINTSNSSHRRKQLSGKSMPEVDSLFFTRFDLASFTGSLFQIFSKLPRSDTGQHRNINIFGPPCIAKYMRKLYGVLLPKMVQTSGMSNYTFHSAEVKNVIHFQDEQVAIKMFGLNHVDKKPEFSDNDNCDTSAYIFEYFHTQKTKQMDSDLDNTEEILRSWRDFDTIDQYVSYISNCHSKLQLSECSSTQDKELVSICIFDCPTFHHLEDLSRKFPLPESSTNNHCMLCVHMTPSDIYDSEEYKSWTRKFGPECSHIPVNEENMKWLNNLVTLPDIHRGINHILNPELFPLHANQHLLKYMQESLHALNASVEPGIYVLTSGQVLEATHPNCVRQTSKDLLTRLSNVKSYDVSHCGKSSKSYPSLVVLGSGGSQPFKTRSFPCYLLRVDARTSIMMDCGVDSLTQLYKHYGKEKALSILLTIKIIVLTHRHHDHWAGFIELMDKITAVRNKAHFSNQDKVKIFAPRKSLDVVRDCRGDYAEIFTLEDVHKHPDILERTAESSHLSKISFVKVDHSVNTFGVVIDTLNGKRIAYSSDTLPMSKNLIRQGQRADLLIHDCLLTNEKERPLADHRMHSTMQGAINTADAMNAKNLMLTHFSTRLGVLPVDKVNPSNLYEGNVFCAVDHLEASLDQLNLLPAFHDAKVQSYGGEVKHGQRLTAQNLVNDIEATINLLNQS encoded by the coding sequence ATGGCTTATTTGAATGGTAGAAAGCTTGTTGTTAAAAATCTTAAGTGTAATGCTTTCAGAAGTGTTTGTGTATTGCAACATTATTCTCATGCTTCTAAAGCAGCAAGACTTCAAAGTGAAAAACCATCTGAAAATGCTGACAGGAGATTTAAACAGGAAGATTTCgacaaaagattttatttgagccaaattttaaaaaccaaaaaagcGTATTCTTCCATAAGAGTATCGGAGAAAAATTATCATCACACTCAAAATCTCCACGTGCTTTCCAGTGATTCCCTTTTGCTAAACATCAAGGGTAggatatattttattaacacaAGTAACTCTTCACATCGTCGGAAGCAATTATCTGGGAAAAGCATGCCGGAAGTTGATAGTTTGTTTTTCACCAGATTTgatttggcaagctttacaggtAGTTTGTTCCaaattttttctaaacttCCTCGTTCTGATACTGGTCAACATAGAAACATCAATATCTTTGGCCCTCCATGTATCGCCAAGTATATGAGAAAATTGTATGGAGTGCTTTTACCCAAAATGGTACAGACATCTGGCATGTCTAACTACACTTTCCACTCAGCAGAAGTAAAGAATGTTATACATTTTCAAGATGAGCAAGTTgccataaaaatgtttggtttaaatCATGTTGATAAAAAACCAGAATTTTCAGATAATGACAATTGTGACACATCAGCGTAcatttttgaatattttcacACTCAGAAGACAAAGCAAATGGATTCAGACCTCGATAATACCGAGGAAATATTGCGAAGTTGGAGAGACTTTGATACTATTGATCAATATGTATCCTACATTTCAAACTGCCATTCAAAACTCCAACTATCTGAATGTAGTTCCACACAGGACAAAGAACTCGTGTCcatttgtatttttgattGTCCTACCTTTCACCACTTGGAAGATTTATCAAGAAAATTCCCTCTGCCTGAAAGTAGCACAAACAATCATTGTATGTTGTGTGTTCACATGACCCCATCTGACATATACGACAGTGAAGAGTACAAAAGTTGGACTCGTAAGTTTGGACCTGAATGCAGTCATATCCCTGTGAATGAAGAAAACATGAAGTGGTTGAATAATCTTGTTACACTTCCTGACATTCACAGAGGCATCAATCATATTTTGAACCCTGAACTATTTCCACTCCACGCCAACCAGCATTTACTGAAGTATATGCAGGAATCCCTGCATGCATTGAATGCGTCCGTTGAACCTGGCATATACGTGTTAACCAGCGGTCAAGTGTTGGAAGCAACGCATCCCAACTGTGTCCGTCAAACATCTAAAGATCTTCTTACACGATTGAGCAATGTTAAGTCATATGATGTTTCTCACTGTGGCAAGTCTTCTAAATCCTATCCATCTCTTGTTGTGCTCGGTTCTGGCGGGAGTCAGCCGTTTAAAACAAGGTCCTTTCCTTGTTACTTGCTTCGGGTTGATGCCAGAACATCAATCATGATGGATTGCGGTGTTGATTCTCTTACACAGTTGTATAAGCATTATGGAAAGGAAAAGGCTTTGTCTATTTTACTTACCATTAAAATAATTGTGCTAACACACAGGCATCATGACCATTGGGCCGGGTTTATTGAGTTGATGGACAAAATTACTGCTGTTCGAAACAAAGCTCATTTTTCAAATCAGGataaagtgaaaatttttgcTCCACGCAAGTCATTGGATGTTGTACGAGATTGCAGAGGAGATTATGCAGAAATCTTCACATTGGAAGATGTTCATAAACATCCTGACATTCTAGAACGTACGGCTGAAAGTTCACATTTAAGTAAAATCAGCTTTGTTAAAGTGGACCACTCTGTGAATACATTTGGAGTTGTGATTGATACTCTTAACGGGAAAAGAATTGCATATTCGTCCGACACGTTACCAATGTCAAAAAATCTTATCAGACAAGGTCAACGTGCTGACTTATTAATCCACGATTGTTTGCTAACGAATGAAAAAGAAAGACCACTTGCCGACCACAGAATGCATAGCACCATGCAAGGAGCAATAAACACTGCCGATGCGATGAACGCCAAGAACCTAATGTTAACACATTTTTCGACTAGGCTTGGTGTATTGCCTGTTGATAAAGTTAACCCAAGTAATCTGTATGAAGGAAACGTATTTTGCGCGGTAGATCACTTAGAAGCGTCTTTGGATCAGTTGAATTTGCTTCCAGCCTTTCATGATGCCAAGGTGCAGTCCTATGGCGGTGAAGTAAAACATGGCCAACGTTTGACTGCTCAGAATTTAGTCAACGATATTGAGGCAACCATCAATCTTCTCAACCAGTCATAG